A stretch of the Taeniopygia guttata chromosome 3, bTaeGut7.mat, whole genome shotgun sequence genome encodes the following:
- the CCR6 gene encoding C-C chemokine receptor type 6 → MNFTDLHSTDYPYYSDYVNLITSPCSKQEVRNFTKAFLPVAYSLICIIGLFGNIFVVMTFALYERAKSMTDVYLFNMAIADILFVLTLPLWAMNYATDEWIFGDFICKMTRGIYAINFSCGMLLLAFISVDRYIAIVQATKSFKLRARTLAHSKLICLAVWISSILISSPSFLYSESYSFSINETKEICDHRFGRISESTMLKSLLLWLQVAFGFFIPFIFMIFCYTFIVKSLQQAQNSKRNKAIRVIVLIVAVFLICQVPYNIVLLITAVNMGKIDKSCDNDKIMAYAKYTTEAIAFLHCCVNPVLYAFIGVKFRSYFVKLMKDLWCKRHKKDNKRNSRTNSDTYHSRQTSEILTDNGSSFTI, encoded by the exons ATGAATTTT ACAGACCTTCATTCCACAGATTACCCCTACTATTCAGACTATGTTAATCTGATCACATCGCCTTGTTCTAAGCAGGAAGTCAGGAATTTCACAAAAGCATTTCTGCCAGTTGCATATTCATTGATTTGTATCATCGGCCTCTTTGGTAACATCTTTGTGGTGATGACCTTCGCTTTATATGAAAGAGCCAAGTCCATGACAGATGTGTACCTCTTCAACATGGCCATAGCAGACATACTGTTTGTTCTTACTCTTCCACTGTGGGCAATGAATTACGCCACTGATGAATGGATTTTTGGTGATTTCATTTGCAAAATGACTAGAGGTATCTATGCAATCAACTTCAGCTGTGGCATGCTGCTTTTGGCCTTTATCAGCGTGGACAGGTATATTGCTATCGTACAGGCAACAAAGTCTTTTAAACTCAGGGCAAGGACTCTCGCACATAGTAAACTCATTTGTTTGGCTGTGTGGATATCATCAATTCTAATCTCTAGTCCCTCTTTTCTGTACAGTGAAAGTTACAGCTTCTCCATTAATGAAACCAAAGAGATTTGTGACCACAGATTTGGCAGGATTTCTGAAAGCACGATGCTGAAATCGCTGCTGTTATGGCTACAAGttgcatttggattttttataCCTTTCATATTCATGATTTTTTGCTACACCTTCATTGTCAAATCCTTACAACAAGCTCAGAAttccaaaagaaacaaagcaattcGTGTGATTGTATTAATTGTAGCTGTTTTCCTAATTTGCCAGGTACCTTATAACATTGTTCTTCTGATAACAGCTGTCAACATGGGCAAGATTGACAAATCTTGTGACAATGACAAGATAATGGCTTATGCAAAATACACCACTGAAGCCATAGCATTTTTACACTGTTGTGTGAACCCTGTGCTCTATGCGTTTATTGGAGTGAAGTTCAGAAGTTATTTTGTGAAGCTAATGAAAGACTTATGGTGCAAGAGGCACAAGAAAGACAATAAACGTAATTCAAGGACAAACTCTGATACTTATCATTCAAGACAGACTAGTGAAATTCTGACTGACAATGGATCATCTTTTACTATATAA